Within the Pseudocalidococcus azoricus BACA0444 genome, the region AGTTTTGGCCCAGACTTTTCCTTGGGCAGGTGTATTTAGGAAACGGCGGCGGAGGGTTCCATTCACACCGGCCTGGGGCAAAGAGTTTTGAAAGGTCAACCAATTTGGGCTTAAACGCTGGGCCTGGAGGAGTTCAACTAGGGCCTGGGGTGTAACCCAATTCTGCCGCGATAAACCAGAGCCATCCACAAGTTCATAGGATTGGGAACTGATGCCCCAGGCCCCAAGAATGCGTCCCATTTGCCCTGGCTGAACAGCCCCGATCAGTTGCTTTAAGGTTTCGGCATAAAAGTTATCACTGGTTTGATTGGTTTGATTCAGAATGTCTGGCAAGGGTGGGGAGGCCAAGGAAAACAGGGGTTGGCCCATAGGACGATTGGGACTGTGTTGAAACTGGAGTTGCTGAACTTGAATCCCCACTTCTGCGAGGGCGGCGCGCCATTGGGACAAGATGGTTGGATAGGGATCAAGGAGGGGGATATCTAAGGTTTCTGGTTCACTGCCAACACGCAACTGCCCAATCACCTGAATGGTTTGCGCGCCTTGAACAACGTTGGTTTCTAGGGATTCTGGGGCGGTTGCGGCCACGGTGCGGGTTTGATTGCTTATTGTCCAGCCTTGGCCCAGTGCAGGTGATTCCCAGGCCAGCCTTAGGGGCGCGCCGAGTTGTTGGGGTGTGACCACCAGGGGGAGGGCATTGCGGTTTAAGGCCAAGCGGGTAATCGGGGCAATGTAACCGGCACTGGTATCTTCCAACGCCCAAGTGGGATTAAGGGGTGGGTCAGGAAAGGGCAGGCTCGTAATTTCGAGGGTGTCAATCTTGCGAATTCCCTGCTGCCACAGTCCCTGAGCAATTTTTTGCAGTTCTCCTGTGGTTAAGGTTGGATCCCCATTCCCAACTAAGCGGATCCAGTCCCAATTAGCCCCTTGGCCAATTCCGAAAACTTGGGTTTGGATGCGATATTGGGGGCCAAATTGCTGAAGGGCGGCGGCGGTGGTGAATAGTTTGACATTCGAGGCAACCAGAAAATATTTATCCCCATCCCGTTGATAGAGCGTGACCGGGGCCTGGGGCGAGTTGGGTTGCTTGAGGGTTTGGATGACAATTCCCCAGCGTCCTTGGGTATAGTCAGCAGCGGTAATAATTGGCTCAATCGCAGTTGATAAATTCGCAGGGCAAAGTCCTAAGGCTGGGGCGGGGAAGAATAGTCCTAGGGGCAGGAGAAATTTAGCCCAGAACCCCTTTGAAACTGAAGAAAAACGGTAAGAGAACAACCCGACTACCCCAGGCCTGGCCTAATGAAACATCAGACGATAGGGCATTTTCGGTTGA harbors:
- the dacB gene encoding D-alanyl-D-alanine carboxypeptidase/D-alanyl-D-alanine endopeptidase, whose product is MFSYRFSSVSKGFWAKFLLPLGLFFPAPALGLCPANLSTAIEPIITAADYTQGRWGIVIQTLKQPNSPQAPVTLYQRDGDKYFLVASNVKLFTTAAALQQFGPQYRIQTQVFGIGQGANWDWIRLVGNGDPTLTTGELQKIAQGLWQQGIRKIDTLEITSLPFPDPPLNPTWALEDTSAGYIAPITRLALNRNALPLVVTPQQLGAPLRLAWESPALGQGWTISNQTRTVAATAPESLETNVVQGAQTIQVIGQLRVGSEPETLDIPLLDPYPTILSQWRAALAEVGIQVQQLQFQHSPNRPMGQPLFSLASPPLPDILNQTNQTSDNFYAETLKQLIGAVQPGQMGRILGAWGISSQSYELVDGSGLSRQNWVTPQALVELLQAQRLSPNWLTFQNSLPQAGVNGTLRRRFLNTPAQGKVWAKTGTLRGVSALSGYAEPANFAPVVFSIVINQGQQDGAALRPGIDRIVLELMNLQTCP